Below is a window of Procambarus clarkii isolate CNS0578487 chromosome 43, FALCON_Pclarkii_2.0, whole genome shotgun sequence DNA.
ATAACCGGCGAAGGCGACCTCTGCCACTATGGCAGCTGACGGGCAGCAACAGACGGGCAGCAACAGACGGGCAGCAACAGACGGGCAGGTGGAGCTGGCCACGGGTGAACATCCAGCCTACAGGGACACAATGACCGGCGACCTGACTGACATAGGAAGATATCTGCGCAGAGATACAGCCTGGACCGGGGATACATTTGGCCAGGTACAGCCTGGACCGGGGATACATTTGGCCAGGTACAGCCTGGACCGGGGATACATTTGGCCAGGTACAGCCTGGACCGGGGATACATTTGGCCAGGCACAGCCTGGACCGGGGATACATTTGGCCAGGTACAGCCTGGACCGGGGATACATTTGGCCAGGCACAGCCTGGACCGGGGATACATTTGGCCAGGTACAGCCTGGACCGGGGATACATTTGGCCAGGCACAGCCTGGACCGGGGATACATTTGGCCAGGTACAGCCTGGACCGGGGATACATTTGGCCAGGTACAGCCTGGACCGGGGATACATTTGGCCAGGTACAGCCTGGACCGGGGATACATTTGGCCAGGTACAGCCTGGACCGGGGATACATTTGGCCAGGTACAGCCTGGACCGGGGATACATTTGGCCAGGTACAGCCTGGACCGGGGATACATTTGGCCAGGTACAGCCTGGACCGGGGATACATTTGGCCAGGTACAGCCTCCGTGGTATACATGGACCAGGTACAGCTTGGACGGGGTATACATGGACCAGGGACAGCTTGGACGGGATATACATGGACCAGGGACAGCCTGGACCGGGGATACATTTGGCCAAGTACAGCCTGGACCGGGAATACATTTGGCCAGGTACAGCCTGGGACCGGGGATACATGGGCCACGGACAGCTTGGACGGGGTATACATGGACCAGGGACAGCCTGGACGGGGTATACATGGTCCAGGCTGTACATTTGGCCAGGTACAGCCTGGACCGGGGATACATTTGGCCAGGTACAGCCTGGACCGGGGATACATTTGGCCAGGTACAGCCTGGACCGGGGATACATTTGGCCAGGTACAGCTTGGACCGTGGTATACATGGACCAGGTACAGCTTGGACGGGGTATACATGGACCAGGGACAGCTTGGACGGGATATACATGGACCAGGGACAGCCTGGACCGGGGATACATTTGGCCAAGTACAGCCTGGACCGGGAATACATTTGGCCAGGTACAGCCTGGACCGGGGATACATGGGCCACGGACAGCTTGGACGGGGTATACATGGACCAGGGACAGCCTGGACGGGGTATACATGGACCAGGGACAGCTTGGACGGGGTATACATGGACCAGGGACAGCCTGGACGGGGTATACATGGACCAGGGACAGCTTGAACGTGGATTCATGGACCAGGGACAGCTTGGACGTGGTATACATGGACCAGGGACAGCTTGGACGTGGTATACATGGACCAGGGACAGCTTGGACGTGGTATACATGGACCAGGGACAGCTTGGACGGGGTATACATGGACCAGGGACAGCTTGGACGGGTTATACATGGACCAGGGACAGATTGGACGTGGATTCATGGACCAGGGACAGCTTGGACGTGGTATACATGGACCAGGGACAGCTTGGACGGGGTATACATGGACCAGGGACAGCTTGGACGGGATATACATGGACCAGGGACAGCTTGGACGGGGTATACATGGACCAGGGACAGCTTGGACGGGATATACATGGACCAGGGACAGCTTGGACGGGGTATACATGGACCAGAGACAAACTAGGCCTGCGATAGATTAGGTCAAGAGAACACAGAGCCCAGCAGAGACTGCACATATTAAAGTCTGCTGTAATGACAGAATAGCCCACACAGCGGTCCATGTTTATGTTTAGACTGACGTAAGGTGAGACAAGGAGCCCCTGGTCTGAGCTTACACTGAGTACATGTCCCTTGTGTACGTGCACCAGGGTGAATTACCTGTGTACGTGCACCAGGGTGAATGATGACCTGTGTACGTGCACCAGGGTGAATGATGACCTGTGTACGTGCACCAGGGTGAATGATGACCTGTGTACGTGCACCAGGGTGAATGATGACCTGTGTACGTGCACCAAGGTGAATGATGACCTATGTACGTGCACCAGGATGAATGATGACCTGTGTACGTGCACCAGGGTGAATGATGACCTGTGTACGTGCACCAGGGTGAATGATGACCTGTGTACGTGCACCAGGGTGAATGATGACCTGTGTACGTGCACCAGGATGAATGATGACCTGTGTACGTGCACCAGGATGAATGATGACCTGTGTACGTGCACCAGGGTGAATGATGACCTGTGTACGTGCACCAGGGTGAATGATGACCTGTGTACGTGCACCAGGATGAATGATGACCTGTGTACGTGCACCAGGGTGAATGATGACCTGTGTACGTGCACCAGGATGAATGATGACCTGTGTACGTGCACCAGGATGAATGATGACCTGTGTACGTGCACCAGGGTGAATGATGACCTGTGTACGTGCACCAGGGTGAATGATGACCTGTGTACGTGCACCAGGGTGAATGATGACCTGTGTACGTGCACCAGGATGAATGATGACCTGTGTACGTGCACCAGGGTGAATGATGACCTGTGTACGTGCACCAGGGTGAATGATGACCTGTGTACGTGCACCAGGATGAATGATGACCTGTGTACGTGCACCAGGGTGAATGATGACCTGTGTACGTGCACCAGGGTGAATGATGACCTGTGTACGTGCACCAGGATGAATGATGACCTGTGTACGTGCACCAGGGTGAATGATGACCTGTGTACGTGCACCAGGGTGAATGATGACCTGTGTACGTGCACCAGGGTGAATGATGACCTGTGTACGTGCACCAGGGTGAATGATGACCTGTGTACGTGCACCAGGGTGAATGCTGACCTGTGTACGTGCACCAGGGTGAATGATGACCTGTGTACGTGCACCAGGGTGAATGATGACCTGTGTACGTGCACCAGGGTGAATGATGACCTGTGTACGTGCACCAGGGTGAATGATGACCTGTGTACGTGCACCAGGATGAATGATGACCTGTGTACGTGCACCAGGATGAATGATGACCTGTGTACGTGCACCAGGATGAATGATGACCTGTGTACGTGCACCAGGATGAATGATGACCTGTGTACGTGCACCAGGGTGAATGATGACCTGTGTACGTGCACCAGGGTGAATGATGACCTGTGTACGTGCACCAGGGTGAATGATGACCTGTGTACGTGCACCAGGATGAATGATGacctgtgtacacacacctgtcGAGGATACACAAGTTAGGGGATACAGTGAATCTTGAACATATTGTAAAAGGGGAAGACTCGTCCAGGGACAGACTGGTCCATGAAAATGCTGTGCTAGGGACAGAGAGGTCCACTGACTGGTCCAGGGAGAGGTAGACTGGTCCGGGGACAGACAATGCCAGGGAGTGACTGTACCTGGGCAGACTAGTCCAGGTAAAGGGGAGACTGGAATCCTAGTTTATCAGGGTTGGAGAAGGTCACTACTTCTGGTTCTACCAAACGGGGGTAGGGGTGGTGCAATTACTGCTCTGCccacaccaaccccacacactccccccaccaccaccacctccaccacacactctcctcaccaacaataacccggcaatgtgatgttatagtggccagaatacgcctgggataatgacgtatctggcagctttctcaaaacccaactgtcgagtacacaatgtgtcaactttgtgaaagagaaaatatgcactctcttgaacattatattgtagaatgtcccatactgactgactttcgccctcctgggctaaggtatgctgaactgtgtaattactatattagtactggaacacttgatgatttgttggacttgtacccaagattaaccgtgtaatgtatcaattatacaatgtatatatatgatgtaactatataacctgagcttgtaaaagcaccttaatcaacttcagagattaagtgcttaattgcacactagtgtctctgtcagctatctcaccctgtcagagtaaaagagacaaatgtatgtgaatgcatgtgggtatatatgtatatatatatatatatatatatatatatatatatatatatatatatatatatatatgtcgtacctagtagccagaactcacttctcagcctactatgcaaggcctgatttgcctaataagcctagttttcatgaattaatgttttttcgacaacctaacctacctaacctaacgtgttcggctacctaacctatggagataggttaggttaggttaggtagggttggttagtttcggtcatatatctacgttaattttaactccaataaaaaaaaatgacctcatacataatgaaatgggtagctttatcatttcataagaaaaaaattagagaaaatatattaattctgtaaaacttggcttattaggcaaatcgggcctcgcatagtaggctgagaagtgagttctggctactaggtacgacatatatatatatatatatatatatatatatatatatatatat
It encodes the following:
- the LOC138373630 gene encoding low-density lipoprotein receptor-related protein 1-like, with product MNDDLCTCTRVNDDLCTCTRVNDDLCTCTRVNDDLCTCTRMNDDLCTCTRMNDDLCTCTRVNDDLCTCTRVNDDLCTCTRMNDDLCTCTRVNDDLCTCTRMNDDLCTCTRMNDDLCTCTRVNDDLCTCTRVNDDLCTCTRVNDDLCTCTRMNDDLCTCTRVNDDLCTCTRVNDDLCTCTRMNDDLCTCTRVNDDLCTCTRVNDDLCTCTRMNDDLCTCTRVNDDLCTCTRVNDDLCTCTRVNDDLCTCTRVNDDLCTCTRVNADLCTCTRVNDDLCTCTRVNDDLCTCTRVNDDLCTCTRVNDDLCTCTRMNDDLCTCTRMNDDLCTCTRMNDDLCTCTRMNDDLCTCTRVNDDLCTCTRVNDDLCTCTRVNDDLCTCTRMNDDLCTHTCRGYTS